The following are from one region of the Meriones unguiculatus strain TT.TT164.6M chromosome 13 unlocalized genomic scaffold, Bangor_MerUng_6.1 Chr13_unordered_Scaffold_191, whole genome shotgun sequence genome:
- the LOC132650594 gene encoding sister chromatid cohesion protein PDS5 homolog B-like: protein MAHSKARPSDGRITYPPGVKEISDKISKEEMVRRLKMVVKTFMDMDQDSEEEKQLYLHLALHLASDFFLKHPDKDVRLLVACCLADIFRIYAPEAPYTSPDKLKVGGAGGGAPYTSPDKLKVGGAGGGAGEESAPGAGPAAWPTSSASTRPRRPTRPPDKLKVGGAGGGGRGGVRAGGGACCLAAIFRIYAPEAPYKSPDKLK from the exons ATGGCGCACTCGAAGGCGCGGCCGAGCGACGGCAGGATCACCTACCCGCCGGGCGTCAAGGAGATCTCGGACAAGATCTCCAAGGAGGAGATGGTCCGCAGGCTCAAg ATGGTGGTGAAGACGTTCATGGACATGGACCAGGACtcggaggaggagaagcagctgtACCTGCACCTGGCGCTGCACCTGGCCTCTGACTTCTTCCTCAAGCACCCGGACAAGGACGTGCGGCTGCTGGTGGCCTGCTGCCTGGCCGACATCTTCCGCATCTACGCGCCCGAGGCGCCCTACACGTCCCCGGACAAGCTCAAGGtgggcggggccgggggcggg GCGCCCTACACGTCCCCGGACAAGCTCAAGGtgggcggggccgggggcggggccggggaggaGTCAGcgccgggggcggggcctgctGCCTGGCCGACATCTTCCGCATCTACGCGCCCGAGGCGCCCTACACGTCCCCCGGACAAGCTCAAGGtgggcggggccgggggcgggggccGGGGAGGAGTcagggccgggggcggggcctgctGCCTGGCCGCCATCTTCCGCATCTACGCGCCCGAGGCGCCCTACAAGTCCCCGGACAAGCTCAAG